A stretch of Lepidochelys kempii isolate rLepKem1 chromosome 14, rLepKem1.hap2, whole genome shotgun sequence DNA encodes these proteins:
- the ARL16 gene encoding ADP-ribosylation factor-like protein 16 isoform X1, translating into MYLLLGASGVGKTLLVKRLQKLCSKDGSRELGEPPPTLPTVGTNLTDLLIQKKITIRELGGCMGPIWSSYYGDCSSVLFMIDAANPTQISSSCVQLLSLLSAEQLASASVLILFNKIDLPCYMSLVEMKSLFRIQDIISCANRPITVVETSARDGTGLPDVLQWLRSTLKDPS; encoded by the exons ATGTACCTGCTGCTCGGGGCCTCGGGCGTGGGCAAGACGCTGCTGGTGAAGCGGCTGCAGA AGCTGTGCTCCAAGGATGGGTCCAGAGAGCttggggagcctccccccacACTGCCCACG GTGGGCACAAATCTGACTGACCTTCTGATCCAGAAGAAGATCACAATtcgggagctggggggctgcatgGGCCCTATCTGGTCTAGTTACTATGGAGACTGCAGCTCTGTCCTG TTCATGATTGATGCGGCTAACCCCACGCAGATCTCTTCATCCTGTGTCCAGCTCCTGTCACTCCTCTCCGCAGAGCAGCTTGCCTCGGCATCCGTCCTGATATTGTTCAATAAGAT TGACCTGCCCTGCTACATGTCCCTGGTGGAGATGAAATCGCTGTTCCGGATTCAAGACATCATTTCCTGTGCTAACCGGCCCATCACTGTGGTGGAGACCAGCGCCCGTGATGGCACGGGGCTGCCCGACGTGCTGCAATGGCTTCGCTCCACCCTCAAGGATCCCAGTTGA
- the ARL16 gene encoding ADP-ribosylation factor-like protein 16 isoform X2: protein MYLLLGASGVGKTLLVGTNLTDLLIQKKITIRELGGCMGPIWSSYYGDCSSVLFMIDAANPTQISSSCVQLLSLLSAEQLASASVLILFNKIDLPCYMSLVEMKSLFRIQDIISCANRPITVVETSARDGTGLPDVLQWLRSTLKDPS, encoded by the exons ATGTACCTGCTGCTCGGGGCCTCGGGCGTGGGCAAGACGCTGCTG GTGGGCACAAATCTGACTGACCTTCTGATCCAGAAGAAGATCACAATtcgggagctggggggctgcatgGGCCCTATCTGGTCTAGTTACTATGGAGACTGCAGCTCTGTCCTG TTCATGATTGATGCGGCTAACCCCACGCAGATCTCTTCATCCTGTGTCCAGCTCCTGTCACTCCTCTCCGCAGAGCAGCTTGCCTCGGCATCCGTCCTGATATTGTTCAATAAGAT TGACCTGCCCTGCTACATGTCCCTGGTGGAGATGAAATCGCTGTTCCGGATTCAAGACATCATTTCCTGTGCTAACCGGCCCATCACTGTGGTGGAGACCAGCGCCCGTGATGGCACGGGGCTGCCCGACGTGCTGCAATGGCTTCGCTCCACCCTCAAGGATCCCAGTTGA
- the ARL16 gene encoding ADP-ribosylation factor-like protein 16 isoform X3 yields the protein MRGQAAALWVGTNLTDLLIQKKITIRELGGCMGPIWSSYYGDCSSVLFMIDAANPTQISSSCVQLLSLLSAEQLASASVLILFNKIDLPCYMSLVEMKSLFRIQDIISCANRPITVVETSARDGTGLPDVLQWLRSTLKDPS from the exons ATGAGGGGCCAGGCTGCTGCTCTTTGG GTGGGCACAAATCTGACTGACCTTCTGATCCAGAAGAAGATCACAATtcgggagctggggggctgcatgGGCCCTATCTGGTCTAGTTACTATGGAGACTGCAGCTCTGTCCTG TTCATGATTGATGCGGCTAACCCCACGCAGATCTCTTCATCCTGTGTCCAGCTCCTGTCACTCCTCTCCGCAGAGCAGCTTGCCTCGGCATCCGTCCTGATATTGTTCAATAAGAT TGACCTGCCCTGCTACATGTCCCTGGTGGAGATGAAATCGCTGTTCCGGATTCAAGACATCATTTCCTGTGCTAACCGGCCCATCACTGTGGTGGAGACCAGCGCCCGTGATGGCACGGGGCTGCCCGACGTGCTGCAATGGCTTCGCTCCACCCTCAAGGATCCCAGTTGA
- the ARL16 gene encoding ADP-ribosylation factor-like protein 16 isoform X4, protein MLLHLVGTNLTDLLIQKKITIRELGGCMGPIWSSYYGDCSSVLFMIDAANPTQISSSCVQLLSLLSAEQLASASVLILFNKIDLPCYMSLVEMKSLFRIQDIISCANRPITVVETSARDGTGLPDVLQWLRSTLKDPS, encoded by the exons ATGTTGCTCCACTTG GTGGGCACAAATCTGACTGACCTTCTGATCCAGAAGAAGATCACAATtcgggagctggggggctgcatgGGCCCTATCTGGTCTAGTTACTATGGAGACTGCAGCTCTGTCCTG TTCATGATTGATGCGGCTAACCCCACGCAGATCTCTTCATCCTGTGTCCAGCTCCTGTCACTCCTCTCCGCAGAGCAGCTTGCCTCGGCATCCGTCCTGATATTGTTCAATAAGAT TGACCTGCCCTGCTACATGTCCCTGGTGGAGATGAAATCGCTGTTCCGGATTCAAGACATCATTTCCTGTGCTAACCGGCCCATCACTGTGGTGGAGACCAGCGCCCGTGATGGCACGGGGCTGCCCGACGTGCTGCAATGGCTTCGCTCCACCCTCAAGGATCCCAGTTGA